Genomic DNA from Anaerohalosphaeraceae bacterium:
TCTGTCATGCAGCGGATCCTCTTTGGGGGGATACGATGTTCCATGGCCATCCCAGAAATTTTGGAAATTTTTCTTGACTCTGAAACGGCAATCTGGTTAAATACACTTATCATCCAATCTGGGGAGGTCGAGGAAAGATAGCAGGATCATAAACAGTGCCGAACGAACGTGTATTTTGAGCCTGCACTTTTTTTGACAAGTTTTTGTCTGCGGATGTAAGGACACATCTTACCGTTCGAAGCGGGGAGGGTAGGACGCTTTCTTAGAGGAAGAGGAAACACGAGCCGGAGAGATTCTGCGCCCGTTTTGAACAGCGCAGCCTTTCCGCACAAAACGGTGTGGTGCTCGAATCCGTCGGCGTGCGGCGGGTTCGAGTAGAAATAGCGTGTGTGTGTGGTGCAGTGTGCGTTTTGTGTGTGTTTCAGAAGTGTGTGTGCAGTTTTGTGTGTGCAGTCTATCGTGTAAACTCTTTCTGTAAGGGGAGACTATGAAACCGATTCAAAGGCAATGCCGGATCGTGCTTCTGGCGTTGCTGGTTTCACCCATCGCCCTGGCCGGAATGGCTGATGAGGGGGTCCTGGTTGATTCTCTCACCTCCACCTTCCTGCCGGGCTACGGCACCGGAATCGCCACCGTAGATTCCAAAGTCTATTGGGCGAATCCGGACAGTGTCTATGCCGGCAACTACATCTACACCTATCTGATTTCCGGATCGCAGGTCAACCTGAGCTTCTTCTCGGTGGAGCTGTATCCGGATGTGCTCATTTCGAGCTGGGGTGTGGAAACGCCGGGCAAACAGCCGGCCGTCTGGTCGCCGGTCAACAATCCATATGAAAGTATGGAAGCCCTGTTTGTCAGTCCGATTCTGCCGGGTGAAACCTCCGCAACGCTCTGGTTCATCAGCCCCTACGGCCCCATCAAAGCAGACGGTGCTTTGGCCGGGATTACGCGCGGGAGCTACAACTTCCTCGTCGGGCAGGTTCTCTCGCCTGTTATCCCGGAACCGGCAACCGTGCTGCTTTTGACTGTCGGAGGCCTGCTGAGCCGTTTTTCTCGAAAGAGAAAAAGCTGAATGAGAATGACTGCCTTGAGAAAGCAACGTCAACTTTAACCGTGAGGAGGTCATAGATATGACCCGAATCCAAAAGACTTGTTTGTGGCTCTTTCTGATAGGGATGCTTGCAGCCAGCCCGGCGGCGCAGGCAGCCCTCACCTACCTGCCGGAAAGCTCCTATTACTCCGGGAAAACGTACTACAACGTCAATCTCGGAAACGGTCAGGTCCTCAGCGGACGCATTGAATTCGCCGTGTACGACACCTCCGTTTATCCGGGCGAATTCACCGGAACCGCCCCCGGAACCGGACGCTACATCTACGCGTACCAAATCTTCCACAACTCCGGAGGTTCCAATGCCGCTCTGACCGCGTTTGTGATTAAGCAGATTGGCGACGGGGCTATCCCCGCCGACAATCCAAACAGTTATATCGGCACGGACAGTTCCGTTTCCGGTGTGAATGCCACCTCGGCCTTCTTCAATGTCAGCCGGACCGAAGGAAACTGGCTCTTTGAAGGACCGAACATTCTGGCCGGACAGAACTCCGTATTCCTCCTGGTTCGCAGCAACAGCCCGATTAAGGTCGGAACCTATGACCTCTTCCCGCCCAAAGACGGGGAAATTCCTGTCCCGGGTGAAGAAGACAACGGCAATCCGATCCCTGAACCGGCTACGCTGCTGCTCCTCGGAATTGGACTAGCCGGATCCGTAATCCGAAAAGCCCGTTAATCCCGACAAATGCCAACGAATGTTCCAAACTTACAATCGGCTGGGGAGACCCAAATGTCCGAAACAACCAAGACAACATTCAATCGAGGGATAAAGGGACTGATTGCAGCGGCCCTGCTGCTGACAACAGCGGCCGGGTTCGCCTCCACGGATGAGAACGGCTATGCCGTGCTGATCGAACAAACTCCGGTTCATGCAGGAACGATTAACCCCGGTTTGGGCATTCACAAAATGGCTGTCGGCGCTACAGTCACGCTGACTGCCATGCCCAAACCGGGCTTTCGTTTCCTGTACTGGCTCGGCGACGTAAGCGACCCGGCCAGTATGGTCACGCAGATGCGGGTGGATGCACCGAAAATTGTCATCGCCGTTTATGAACGAGAGGACTTCGAAATCCCGCTCGAACGAAGCGGACTGCAGAAAGGCGCTCCCCTCGGCGGGGCGATTCGTTCTGCTGAATCCTTCGGAAACGGCGTTTCTATGATGGCCCACTATCCGGAAATCAGCTACGCCTCCTTCACGTGGCCCAACCTGCCGGATGAAAACAATGACCCATTCCCCGTGCCGGGTGAATCCAGCGATTTCCCGGTACCGGGCGATAATCCGATTCCAGAACCAACAACAGTGTGTCTGTTAGCTGCCGGGACTGTTCTGCTTCGATTCAAACGCGTATCAGGATAGACCTGCAGGCGAGGAAGCAACCAACGAACTTATGATACGTTCTACACTGGAGCGTTAGGAAAAGACACACGTTCGTTGGCACTGGAGGAGGTGTTGTGAATATGGCCGAGTGTCCCCGGACACTCGGCTATATTCGTTTTCTAAATCCCCTTTTCCTAAAGATTTAAAAAAATCACTTCAAAAACCGCTTAAAAATTTCAGTTTTCGAAACAAACCCAGATTTTCATACGTCTATCTTTCCGGGACAGGGCTTCCGCCAAACCTTGTCTATTCTGTACGATGTAAAAAACGCACAAATTTTAGACAGATAAACAGGGAATAGACGTGAAATTAAAAATCGGACAACTTCTTTGTCAGCAGGGACTTATAAATGATGCACAACTGGCCTCCGCCCTCGAGTCCCAAAAGCATACTCGTAAAAAACTCGGCCAGATTCTCCTGGATTCCGGGGTCATCACGAGCCGACAGCTGATCGAGTGCCTCGTGGCACAAACAGGAATCCCCAGAAAAAACCTTGAAGATATCGCGATAGAACCGGACGTTCTCAAGAAAGTACCTCCGGAATTAGTGACTCAATACAACGTTTTGCCCCTCGAACAAAGTAACGGTCGGCTGACGGTAGCCATGGCTGATCCGTTTAACAGCGAGGCCCTCCAGAACCTTCGGCTGGTAACCGGCTGCAGCATCAGCCGCTGCTACAGCACCCCGATGGAGCTGGAAAAGGCCATCCTGAAATATTACGGCAGCAACGTCGCCCGGATGCTCAAAGACCTGGCTCCGGCAGACAAGGGCTCGCCTGCCGACATTGAAACCAACGGCGAACTGACCCCCGCCAAGCTCCATGAACTGGCCCGGGAGCCCTCCCTGGTTAACCTGGTCAACCTGATTATCCTCGAAGCCATCGAAGCACGGGCCAGCGATATTCATATTGAGCCGTTCGAGAACTGCGTGAAAATCAAATACCGCATCGACGGAATGCTCATCGAAAAATCCGCCTCTCCGAAACGGCTTCAGGCCGCTATTCTTTCCCGCATCAAAATCATGGCCAATATGAATATCGCTGAGCGGTTCATCCCGCAGGATGGACATATTGAGTTTCCGACCGCCCGCGGCAAAATCGACATCCGTGTTTCCACCGTCCCCAGCATCTTCGGCGAATCCGTGGTTATGCGTCTGCTGGACCGCAGCACTGCCTTGATCGCGCTGGAAGACCTCGGGATGGACAAAGAAACCCTCAAGGGGTTCACCCACTGCCTGACGAAGGCCCACGGCATCGTTCTGGTTACCGGTCCGACCGGCAGCGGAAAAACCACGACGCTCTATGCCGCCCTGAACAAAATTTATGACCCGAGTCTGAAAATCATCACCATCGAGGACCCGGTGGAATATCAGCTGGAAGGAATTATTCAGATGCCGGTCAACCCCCGCCGCGGCCTGACCTTCAGCCGGGGGCTCCGCCATATCCTTCGCCAGGACCCGAACATCATCATGGTCGGCGAAATCCGCGACCGCGAAACCGCCGACATTGCGATTCGGGCCGCCCTCACCGGCCACCTGGTCTTCTCGACCCTTCATACCAACGATGCCGCCGGAGCCGTCACCCGTCTGATTGATATGGGCGTGGAGCCCTTCCTGCTGGCCAGCTCACTCGAAGGTGTCCTGGCGCAGCGGCTCGTCCGCAAAATCTGCCCCTTCTGCAAAGAACGCTACACGCCGGACCCGCATCTGCTGGAAACGCTGACAAACTCCATCTCCATCGGGCCCAACGATATTCTCTATCACGGACGCGGCTGTGAAGAATGCAATCAAACCGGAATGAAGGGGCGAATCGGCATCTTCGAACTGCTCCGCATTACGGAACCTTTGCGGAAACTGATTGCACAAAAACCGACCACCGACCAAATCCTGCAGGCCGCCCCTGAAGACCATACGTCCATGCGGCATGACGGCATCCAGAAAATTCTCAAAGGCCTTACGACGCCCGAAGAAGTCCTCCGCGTCACCCAGGGAACGGAAGACGAGGACCGAACCGAAATCACACCGGCGGCCCCCGTCGAAACGTCATAAACAGGGATGGATTTTATGATTCGGTTTTCGTACAAGGCAGTATCCAGAGACGGCAAACCCGCCGCCGGCATCATCGAAGCGGTGGACCGAAAAAGCGCCGTGTCGCTGCTGGCCCAGCGGGGGCAATTCGCCCTCGAAATTCAGGAGGCCGCCCCCGGCGCTGTCTCCCCGACAGCCCCCCTTGAGGAAACGTCTTCCCTTTTTGTCTCGAACCGAATCAGCAGCCGGGACATCCTGCTGATTACCGAACAAATCACCACAGCGCTGCGGGCCGGCCTGCCGATTCTTCAGGCCCTCGAAATCGTCGCCCAGCAGCAAAACAAACTGCCCATCCGGCGGATTCTCGAACAGCTCGCTCAGGCCGTCCGCTCCGGACGCTCCTTGTCCGAAGCCATGGCCGAATACCCCGCCGTCTTCCCCTCGCTGTACCGTTCCATGGTCCAGGTGGGCGAAACGGGCGGCATCCTCGAAGAAACCATGCAGCAGCTGGTCCGGCTGCTCTCCCGCGAACACAAGGTCCAGTCCAGCTTCAAAAACGCTTCGGCCTATCCGATTTTCGTTCTGACGGTCGGGCTGATTTCCATTATCGTAATTCTGGTCTGGATTCTGCCCCAGCTGATTGAAGCGCTCGGCACGGAACCGTCTGCCCTGCCGCTTCCGACGCGAATGCTGATGGGGACCAGTCATTTTCTGCTGTACTACGGCTGGCTGCTGGGGGCCGTGCTGGCGGCCGCTGTGTATTTCTTTCTCCGCTGGAAACGCACAGATGACGGCCTGCTCCAATGGGATGCCTTCAAACTTCAGGTTCCGCTGCTGGGACCGGTCCTCCGAACTCTTTCCGTCGGCCGATTCGCCCGGACCCTCGGCTCCCTGACCAAATGCGGCATCCCCATCCTGGAGGCCCTTCGCGTCGTCCGTGACACCCTCGGCAACGAAGTCCTTGCGCGGCAAATCGACCATGTCTGCGAGGAAGTGAAAGCCGGCAGCGACCTGGCCCGTCCGCTGGGCCAGTCCGGCCTGTTCGACCCCCTGCTGGTTCAAATCGTCTCCATCGGCGAACAAACCGGCAAACTCGACGAGATGCTCCTGCAGGCCGCCGATACCTTCGACGAACAGGCCGATTCCACCCTGCAGCGGTATATGTCTCTCGTGCCGGCTCTGCTGATTCTGATGCTGGCCGCCGTTATCTTTTTCCTGATCGCCGCCACCCTGCTGCCCGTCATTGGAATGGATTTAAGCGTCTTCAGCCGTTAGAGACAAGCAGAGAGTAAAAAGAAAGGAAACAGGTTATATGAAACGAAAACGAAAAGCATTCACCATCATCGAGCTGCTGGCCGTAGCGATGATTATCGCCCTGCTGGCGGTCTTTGTCGTCCCGCGGGCCTTTCGGGGACTGGGCAAAGCCAAACAGGATATCGCCCGCGGCAAAATGGCCATCATCGAACAGGCCATCGCCCAGTTTCAATATGACTGCGGACGTCTGCCCACCGGCAGCGAAGGCCTGGAAGCCCTGCTGCGGGCCCCTCGAGACGTGGAAGACAAATGGGCAGGACCCTATCTGAAACAGTCCGAAATTCTCGACCCGTGGGGGCGCCCCTATCTTTATATCGAACCGGGCACAATCAATGTCGGCAGCTATGACCTTATCTCCCTCGGCGCCGACGGCCTCGAGGGCGGTGAAGGCGAAAATGCAGACATTATCAATGACTAAGCCATGAAATTTTCGCTCAAACAGAATGGTTTTACGCTGATTGAACTGCTGGCCGTGACGACGGTCATTGCCGCCGCAGCCCTGGCCGGCACCGCCCTGATGATGCGCAATCAGTCCAAAACCAAGCTGCTTCAGGCTGCTCAGCAGATTGCCTTAACCGCCAAGGCCGCCCGCATCCAGGCCGTCCAGTCCGGACAGCCCTATCGGCTCATGTTCGACCGCGAAAACAGAAAAATCTTCGTACTGCCCTCTGGGCCGCAGAACCTTCCGTCGGAAACAGCCCCGCTCAAAGCCGTTCAGCTGCCCAGCTCTGTTTCGTTTGAACAAATTCTGATTCTCAGCGATGTGCCGACAGATGCCCTCGAAATTGAATTTCAGCCGAACGGTTCCGCCAAAACCGCCGTCATCCAGTTGTCTGATGGGAAAAAACAGGTCGCCGTCGCAGTTCATCAAGTCACAGGCCGTGTCAAGATCCTGCACGGTGAACAGACAACCCTCCTGCTTGACCGTATTGATTTGGACCAGGAGCAACGAGCCATCCAATGAAACCCCGAAGCAGCCCATTTCGTTGCGGATTTAATCTGCTGGAGACAATTCTGGCCTCCTCGCTGCTGGCCGGCGCTGTGATGACTCTGGGCGCCCTGAGCAGCCGAAGCATTCAGACCGTCCGGCTTGACCAGGAAACCGAACGCGCCTGGGAGCTGGCTGACATGCAGCTCAAACTTATCGACGCCTACGGAGTATCCGCCTTTCAGAAACTCGGGCAATTTTCGGGGCAGTTTGCTCAGAATGAATCCTATTCCTGGCAGGCCGAAATCAAAGAACTTACGATTCCATCTTTGTATTCCGTCGAAATTGTTGTATCGTGGAAGTCCGGCTCCAAAGTTCATTCCATTCGCTGCCAGACCCGCTTCTGTGAGCCGCCTGACATCCAGGAATCCACCCAAACAACCGAATCGCAAACACCCCAGAGCCAAATGTCCTTATGAAAACACGCGGCTTTACATTACTGGAAGTGCTTTTGGCCGCCGTTTTGACGGCCTTTGTTGCCCTGGTTGCCGTGGCGGGCCTTCGCTCCGTCAGTATGACGCGGACCACGATCGACCAGGCCTCCGAAGCCGCCGATGCGCTTCGCTACGCCGCGGAAATCCTCGAACGAGACCTGGCCTCCGTCGTTCGCGACTCCGTCATCTTTGAGGCCATTGCCGCCGACCCGGCCATCGGAATGCCCCCTTCGCTTCGGATGCGGGTCTATCAAACCGACCCCGCCCGTCCGAATGCCCCGGAATCCGACCTGTACGAAGTCGAATATTCTCTGCTCCAGTCTGAAGACAAAACCCTGTTCGTCCGTCGGATTTGCCCTCTGGTAGGCGTCGAAGTTGACCGCGAGGAAACCTCCGGCGGCGTTCTGACCGTCCTGAGTGAATCCATCGTGGATTTTCAGGCCCAGTATTTTGACGGCAGCCAATGGCTGGATTACTGGCTGACCGAAACGGAACTGCCTCAGCTGGTTTTAATCAATCTGCTGGCCGCCGACACCTCCCAGCTGCAAAACAGCAGCCAGCCCTCTTCCGGCAAGCCGCCGAAGGTGCTCCAAAGAACAATTTGGATGTTTTTCCCGGGACAGCCTCGCATCGGACAAAATACCTCGACAACAACCGCAGAAACAGGAACCGCCGTTTCAGGAGAGATACAAACCGGTGCCCAGTAAACCCCGAACAATTTGGAAAAACGGTTCTGCTCTGGTCATCGTTCTGTGGCTGGTGATGCTGATGACCACTGTGGCCGTCGTCACCGCCCGAATGGCAATGCTCGAAAGCCGCATCAGCCAGCTGGCGGTCGAGCGCATCCGCTGCCGCTGGGCCGCCCGCGCCGGCGTCGAAACCGCCCGGGCTCTGCTCCTGTCGGATGAGCGGGGGTCCGACACCAAACTCGACATCTGGGCTCAAAACGAAGCCGACCTCGTCGATGTCCCCCTCTACGGCTGCCGCTTTACGGCAAAAGTCATCGACGAATCCTCGAAACTGAACATCAACACCGTCTCCGAAACCGCCCTGGCCTATCTGCCCGATATGACGCAGGAAATCCTCAGCAGCATCCTTGACTGGCGGGATGAAGACGAGGAAATCCGCGCCGGCGGTGCTGAATCCGGATACTATCTGACCCTCCCCAACGGCTACTATTGTCGCAACGGGGCCCTGCAGACCATTCGAGAACTCCTTCGCGTCAAAGGAGTTACCCAGGATATTTTCTACGGCCCCTCCTCGCCCGAACTGGCCTGGAGCGAAAATGAGGGATGGATCAATTACCTGACCTGCCATTCCGCTCAGCCCAACATTGACAGGCAGGGCAATCCCAAAATCGACATCAATCAGGCCCAGCGGGACGAGTTGACCAGCTCGCTGTCCTTCAGCCGCAATGAAGTCCAATGGATTCTGAACAACCGCCCCTTCCAGAACCTCGTGTCGCTGACGCAAGGCACCTCCTCCTCGACTGCTGCGGCGTCTTCAGCTTCTACGACTGTCAGAACAGGGGGCTCTTCCGGTACCTCGTCGGGTTCTTCTGCGGGCGGTTCCTCCGCCGGCTCTTCTTCGGGACAGACAGGCAGACAGTCCGGTCAGTCAGGCCAATCCGGCTCTTCCCGTCAAAACAGCTCCGCCGGCTCCGGCCAAACACAGGGGGCCTCCGGCCGCACCGGTTCCGCCGCTTCCGAACCCGGCAGAACCGGCTCCTCCGGCTCCCCAAATCAGCAATCCTCCCGACAGTCCGGCACCGGCACATCCGGAACTTCCGCCCGTACCGGCCAAAACCGCACAGCCGCCGGCTCCGCGACGCCCGCCCGCACCTCCGGCCAGCAAACCTCGGCAGCAGCCCCCTCCTGGCAGAGTGTTCTGGCCAATGCCGACCAAATCGGCTTCAGCAGCCAGACCGTTACCGCCGGCAAAGTCAACGTCAACACCGCCGGACTGATTGTGCTGACCGCCCTGCTGGAGGGTCGGCGGGACCTGGCCGAAAATATCATCACGTTCCGCGAAGGCCGGGCCGCCGGTTTTGAAACCCTTCAGGACCTGGCACAGGTCGAGGGGATGACCGAGACTGTCCTCCGGCAGATTATTGACCGGGTCGATGTCCGCTCCAGTGTCTTTTCCATTCAAAGCACCGCCGTTTCCGACGCCACCGGACAAAAATATACCATCGAGGTCATTCTCAATCGGGATGAACAAAACGGACGTATTCTCTATTGGAGAGAACAATAAAAAAATCAGGAGATTCAGGATTGACTGTCGAAAGAGAAAAAAGTGATATGCCGAACACCTCCATCGGGCTCCGATGGTCCGCTGCAGAAAATTGTATTCAGACTGTACGGCTCCGCCGCAGCCCGCAGGGAATTGAGGTTCAGGATTTCCAAACCTTTCCTCTCAACTCTTCCGTCTCCGAGTCGCTCCGCCGGGCGATTGCGACAAATGCCGGCGATGGGCCCCTCTCCCTGGCGGTCGGCATCGATTCGGCCTGCGTCGGATTCTACCGTCTGGAGGTGCCGCCTCTTCCGGCCCCTCAGCTGGTCGCCGTCGTCCGCACTCAGGCGGAAGGATATCTGCCCCTTCCGGTTTCGGCCATGCGGCTGGCCTGGCACATAGACAACGACTCCTCCGAAAACCGCTGTGTTCTGGCGGCCGTCAAAAATGACCTGTATGAACAGGCCGCCAAAGCGCTCCCTTCGGACGTCTCCGTTTCCATCGTGCCCGACCTGGTCGGACTGCTGACTGCCTGGCGGATTTTTTTCCAGCCTGCACCGGGACCGCAGGAAACCGTCCTGCTCAAGCTGACCGCCCATCAGGCATCTGCTGTCCTCACCGAAGAGGGCCGGCTCCTCGGCGCTGCCCGCATCGACATTGACCCGCAGGCCCCTGCAGAGCTGCTCAAAACCGACCTCATCCAGATGCTCGAGTCCCTCTCCCCTCAGGTCCGCTCCAGACCGATTTTCGTGCTCGACACGCAGGCCGAGCCTTTTCCATCGCTCCTCGAAGAACTTCGACAGGAGAACTTTCAGATTCAGACCTGCCGGCCGTCTGCGGACAAAATTAAACGTCTGGCCCGCCTGACCCCAGAAATTACCGCCGACTGTCCGGAAGCACTCGGTCTGGCCCTGTTGGCTCTGGACGGACAAACCATTGATTTTGACTTTACCATCGAACAGACTGAGCCGGCTCCTTCACTTCGACAGCAGCTGTTCTCAGCGCCCGTCCGCCGCACCGCCCTTTCGCTGGTGCTGGCCGTCGTCCTTGTGCTCATCGGCCTCTATTGGAAAGATAAAACCGAACTGCGCATCCTTCAGCAGCAGCTCAGCACGGCGGAAAAAGGCCAGACTGCACAGCAGATGCTCCAAATGATGGAGTTTCGAAAACAGGTCGCCGCCGCCCGACCCGATTTGCTCGAACTGCTGGATTTGCTCCGCCAGACCCAGCCCGAAGGCCTCCTGCTCGACCAGTTCCTCTTTGAACGCGGCAAACCCGTCGAGCTGCGGGGGGTGGCCGCCAGTTATGAACAGGCCTACGAATTTCAGAAAAACCTCCAGAATCGAAATGAGTTTCGGCAAGTCCAGCTTATCGAGCCCACACTCGATGAGAAAACCAGAAAAGTCAATTTCCGGATTCGTTTCCTGTATCGAAACTTCAGCGGATAACCGATGCCTATGCTCGAAAAACTTCATCCAAGAGAAAAACGAATTGTCCTGTTTAGTCTGACGGTGTGCGGCCTGATTCTGCTCTATTTTCTGGCCGTCGAACCGCTCACCCGAACCTGGGGGGCTGTGCGAACTCAGCTTCAGTCGGCTCGTCAAAAGGCCGCTCTGCTCCGACTGGATCCGAAAAGTCCGCAAACCCAGCAGCAGAAGCGGCTGATGGAATTGGTCCCTGTGCTCGAATTGCCCAAACCTTCCGACCAGCAGGGCCCGCTCCTTCAGGAGACCTTCACCAATCAGCTCCGCAAAGTCGGACTGGTCTCCCGGCGAATGCAGCTGATTCGAGGGCGAACCATCCGCAACGACCCGTCCGGATACATCGTGCTCAACCTGACCGCCCAGGGCACCGGCCGATACGACCAAATCCTCAGCCTGCTGGCCGATTTGCCCCAGAATCCGTACTGCGTCGGCGTTCAGAAATGCTCCCTCAAGCCCGACCCCAGAGACCGGCAAAAACTCGAATGGGAAATCACCGTTTTTACATATGCCAGCCGTTAAAGGAGACAGTCCCATGAAACCGACCAAAGAACCCAAACTGATTTCCTCGATGAAAATGGTCCGCCGAGCCGGCTGGGCCTGTGCCGGACTGATTCTCATCGGCACCTGGGTCAAGGCCGCCGGTGAAATCTTTCTGAATCCCTACCGAATGGAAACCGCCGCCGAACGCTTTGAATCGCTTCAAAAAGAAGCCCTCGCCGCGGCCCCTGCCGTTACCCATCGACTCAAGCCGCTGCAGGAGCGAAATCTCTTCGCCCCCAAAATCATCCAGCAGCCCCCGCAGGCCACCCAGATTTTGGGCAATGCCGCCTTCTTCGGCGACCGATGGGTCAAAGTAGGAGAAGAAATCAACGGGGCCAAACTCATCGCCATTGACAGCACCTCCGTCACTCTTCTCTGGGAAGGCAAGGAAATCAAGCAGTATCCGTTCGAATACAGACCCGAAGGACAGGGACAGCCTGGCCGCGGCCCCGGCGGGTCTCGTCAGGCAGGCCCCGCCCCCTCCGGCAGTGCACGAACCTCCGGCCGTCCCTCACCGGAAGGCTTCGGTAATTTCTCCGGACGAGCTCCCTGGATGATGTCTCCCGAAGAACGAGAACAGATGCGTCAGCGGTTTGAACAGATGACTCCGGAGGAACGCGAGGCGCTCCGCAATGAAATGCGCCGCCGTTTTGAAGAAGGCAGCTTCGGCAGAGGCCGACGCGGCGGCGGCCCAGGCCCCGGCGGACAATAACCTGTTCAACATTCACACAACGAAAGATTCCTAAAAAGAAGAAAAATCATAAAAAAACAGGATTACGAATATGAAAAAGACAGGATGGATTGTAATTATTCTGATTTGCGGCCTTTTCTTAATCGGATACTGGATGTCGGCACGCTCCAAACCGACCGCTCCAGAATCTAAAACAGACTCCGCCAAAACAGAATCCGTTCAAACTGAATCGCCAAGCTCTCAGGCAAACGTTCAGCGAAGTCAGGCGTCCGCTCCGACGGCTTCAGAACAAGCCCCCTCTCCGCAGAACGGCGAGCCGGACCAGCCGCAGGCGGAGGAGTCCCGCCGTGCACGTACTTTCGGCAGACGGACCGAGGGCTTCGGTGGTTTCCCCGGTTTCGGTGAACGGGGGCCCAGACCCGGTGAGATGGGCCGCTCCGACCCGAACCAGTTCGGCGAAGAGCTGGAATCCATTCAGCTGAATGATATGGAGATGAAAAACATCCTCCGTATTTTGGCCGACTGGACCAACAAACCGGTCATCCCTGTCAACGATGAAATCATGCAGACCCGCATCACGGTGTATTCTCCCAAACGGGTCACCCGGCAGGAGGCCTTGGCCCTGCTCGTATCCGCCCTGCACGCCCGCGGCGTGCTTGTGGACCAGACCGGCAATACCATTTTCCTCAAACCGCTGGCCGCCGCCCGCATCGGGGCGGTGC
This window encodes:
- a CDS encoding type II secretion system F family protein is translated as MIRFSYKAVSRDGKPAAGIIEAVDRKSAVSLLAQRGQFALEIQEAAPGAVSPTAPLEETSSLFVSNRISSRDILLITEQITTALRAGLPILQALEIVAQQQNKLPIRRILEQLAQAVRSGRSLSEAMAEYPAVFPSLYRSMVQVGETGGILEETMQQLVRLLSREHKVQSSFKNASAYPIFVLTVGLISIIVILVWILPQLIEALGTEPSALPLPTRMLMGTSHFLLYYGWLLGAVLAAAVYFFLRWKRTDDGLLQWDAFKLQVPLLGPVLRTLSVGRFARTLGSLTKCGIPILEALRVVRDTLGNEVLARQIDHVCEEVKAGSDLARPLGQSGLFDPLLVQIVSIGEQTGKLDEMLLQAADTFDEQADSTLQRYMSLVPALLILMLAAVIFFLIAATLLPVIGMDLSVFSR
- a CDS encoding prepilin-type N-terminal cleavage/methylation domain-containing protein, translated to MKTRGFTLLEVLLAAVLTAFVALVAVAGLRSVSMTRTTIDQASEAADALRYAAEILERDLASVVRDSVIFEAIAADPAIGMPPSLRMRVYQTDPARPNAPESDLYEVEYSLLQSEDKTLFVRRICPLVGVEVDREETSGGVLTVLSESIVDFQAQYFDGSQWLDYWLTETELPQLVLINLLAADTSQLQNSSQPSSGKPPKVLQRTIWMFFPGQPRIGQNTSTTTAETGTAVSGEIQTGAQ
- a CDS encoding GspH/FimT family pseudopilin, producing the protein MKFSLKQNGFTLIELLAVTTVIAAAALAGTALMMRNQSKTKLLQAAQQIALTAKAARIQAVQSGQPYRLMFDRENRKIFVLPSGPQNLPSETAPLKAVQLPSSVSFEQILILSDVPTDALEIEFQPNGSAKTAVIQLSDGKKQVAVAVHQVTGRVKILHGEQTTLLLDRIDLDQEQRAIQ
- a CDS encoding PEP-CTERM sorting domain-containing protein; translated protein: MTRIQKTCLWLFLIGMLAASPAAQAALTYLPESSYYSGKTYYNVNLGNGQVLSGRIEFAVYDTSVYPGEFTGTAPGTGRYIYAYQIFHNSGGSNAALTAFVIKQIGDGAIPADNPNSYIGTDSSVSGVNATSAFFNVSRTEGNWLFEGPNILAGQNSVFLLVRSNSPIKVGTYDLFPPKDGEIPVPGEEDNGNPIPEPATLLLLGIGLAGSVIRKAR
- a CDS encoding PEP-CTERM sorting domain-containing protein (PEP-CTERM proteins occur, often in large numbers, in the proteomes of bacteria that also encode an exosortase, a predicted intramembrane cysteine proteinase. The presence of a PEP-CTERM domain at a protein's C-terminus predicts cleavage within the sorting domain, followed by covalent anchoring to some some component of the (usually Gram-negative) cell surface. Many PEP-CTERM proteins exhibit an unusual sequence composition that includes large numbers of potential glycosylation sites. Expression of one such protein has been shown restore the ability of a bacterium to form floc, a type of biofilm.) yields the protein MKPIQRQCRIVLLALLVSPIALAGMADEGVLVDSLTSTFLPGYGTGIATVDSKVYWANPDSVYAGNYIYTYLISGSQVNLSFFSVELYPDVLISSWGVETPGKQPAVWSPVNNPYESMEALFVSPILPGETSATLWFISPYGPIKADGALAGITRGSYNFLVGQVLSPVIPEPATVLLLTVGGLLSRFSRKRKS
- a CDS encoding ATPase, T2SS/T4P/T4SS family; translated protein: MKLKIGQLLCQQGLINDAQLASALESQKHTRKKLGQILLDSGVITSRQLIECLVAQTGIPRKNLEDIAIEPDVLKKVPPELVTQYNVLPLEQSNGRLTVAMADPFNSEALQNLRLVTGCSISRCYSTPMELEKAILKYYGSNVARMLKDLAPADKGSPADIETNGELTPAKLHELAREPSLVNLVNLIILEAIEARASDIHIEPFENCVKIKYRIDGMLIEKSASPKRLQAAILSRIKIMANMNIAERFIPQDGHIEFPTARGKIDIRVSTVPSIFGESVVMRLLDRSTALIALEDLGMDKETLKGFTHCLTKAHGIVLVTGPTGSGKTTTLYAALNKIYDPSLKIITIEDPVEYQLEGIIQMPVNPRRGLTFSRGLRHILRQDPNIIMVGEIRDRETADIAIRAALTGHLVFSTLHTNDAAGAVTRLIDMGVEPFLLASSLEGVLAQRLVRKICPFCKERYTPDPHLLETLTNSISIGPNDILYHGRGCEECNQTGMKGRIGIFELLRITEPLRKLIAQKPTTDQILQAAPEDHTSMRHDGIQKILKGLTTPEEVLRVTQGTEDEDRTEITPAAPVETS
- the gspG gene encoding type II secretion system major pseudopilin GspG, which encodes MKRKRKAFTIIELLAVAMIIALLAVFVVPRAFRGLGKAKQDIARGKMAIIEQAIAQFQYDCGRLPTGSEGLEALLRAPRDVEDKWAGPYLKQSEILDPWGRPYLYIEPGTINVGSYDLISLGADGLEGGEGENADIIND